A single region of the Oryzias latipes chromosome 21, ASM223467v1 genome encodes:
- the LOC101170798 gene encoding target of Nesh-SH3 isoform X6: MQLQLLVLLTFVVGIALSGPLTSYGVRRQNIKVRISATGDTIVMKFLHPSADTKLEGYILGYGRSMFHKQFIQLPDNGQPYETEFDAEPKYLIAVQPIPANEVKKTCTGKVQMEKPLHLVIGSVTPNSVLLSWGMLLKTPYEGNIMNDCLEDGHYVVRYRERNRKWNYQTCHTSDTVIDNLKPNTVYEFGVQPNSKDGSGVWSKSVTHNISGLSLQERVVTRTIQRTINSKKPLTTSSNSVPFSTQHVSQNRSRSGQPVSPNIASYTTLAPATTTKQEILQTPGLRVPAATKQLFDKPMDLKRGEKESFLKPISWDRTKPKQEDRQQTTTVVPAVNSSRVDTNQNTSIFRPLPASDVDIMGRKRFVAPHVIYKTDKKPDEPCSITSSLSYFPDNDEGGDQNVTGPPRAPPSNLTVVTVEGCPSFVILDWEKSDNETREYEVVSTTTGPNGKEVSILTTNQTHTAVENLSPATNYEFKVTPKNELGSGPSSDPVTFSTESADPRVSEYASGKDAIWTQFPFKADEYSECNGKQFVKRTWYRKFVGIQLCNSLRYKIYLSDSLMGKFYNIGDQTGFGEDHCQFVDSFLDGKTGTQMLADQLPSRTGFFRALRQEPVNFGEIGGKSRVTYVGWYECGTPIPGKW; this comes from the exons TCCGGCGTCAGAACATCAAAGTCCGCATCAGCGCCACAGGAGACACTATTGTGATGAAATTTTTGCATCCCAGTGCTGACACCAAACTTGAGGGCTACATCTTGGGTTACGGCAGAAGCATGTTCCACAAGCAGTTTATCCAGCTGCCTGACAATGGACAACCTTATGAGACTGAGTTTG ATGCAGAGCCAAAGTACCTCATCGCTGTTCAGCCAATCCCTGCCAATGAAGTGAAAAAGACATGCACAG GTAAAGTGCAGATGGAGAAGCCACTGCACTTGGTCATTGGATCAGTGACTCCAAACTCAGTTCTTCTGTCGTGGGGGATGCTGCTGAAAACCCCCTATGAGGGCAACATTATGAATGACTGTCTAGAAGATGG GCACTATGTGGTTCGTTATCGTGAGAGGAACAGGAAGTGGAACTATCAGACGTGCCACACCAGTGACACGGTCATTGATAATCTGAAGCCAAACACGGTCTATGAGTTTGGCGTGCAGCCCAACTCCAAAGATGGCAGCGGGGTTTGGAGCAAGTCGGTCACTCACAACATCAGTGGCCTAAGCTTACAGG AAAGGGTTGTCACAAGGACCATACAGAGAACCATCAACTCTAAG aaaccctTGACCACTAGTTCAAACTCTGTTCCATTTTCTACACAACATG TTTCACAAAACAGAAGCCGGAGTGGACAGCCTGTTTCTCCGAACATAGCTTCTTATACAACTCTTG CTCCTGCCACAACTACTAAACAGGAAATTCTGCAGACCCCTGGACTCAGAGTGCCTGCGGCCACCAAACAGCTCTTCG ATAAACCAATGGACCTGAAACGGGGAGAGAAAGAGTCCTTCCTGAAGCCCATCTCTTGGGACAGAACCAAACCAAAGCAGGAGGACAGGCAGCAGACGACCACAGTGGTGCCAGCAGTAAACA GCAGCCGTGTTGACACCAACCAAAACACCTCCATCTTCAGGCCCCTGCCTGCATCAGACGTGGACATCATGGGCAGGAAGCGATTTGTAG CTCCTCATGTGATATACAAGACGGATAAGAAGCCGGATGAGCCGTGCTCCATCACCTCGTCCTTGTCCTACTTCCCTGACAACGATGAAGGTGGTGATCAGAACGTGACGGGGCCTCCCAGAGCGCCACCTTCCAACCTCACAGTGGTGACTGTGGAGGGCTGCCCGTCCTTCGTCATTCTTGACTGGGAGAAATCCGACAACGAAACCAGAG AGTATGAAGTTGTATCTACTACAACCGGACCAAATGGAAAGGAAGTGTCCATACTGACGACAAACCAGACCCACACAGCTGTGGAGAATCTCTCACCAGCAACCAA tTATGAATTCAAAGTTACACCAAAGAATGAGCTTGGAAGTGGGCCCTCAAGTGATCCTGTCACATTCAGCACTGAGTCAG CGGATCCCCGTGTGAGCGAGTATGCTTCAG GCAAAGACGCTATCTGGACTCAGTTTCCATTTAAGGCTGATGAATATTCTGAGTGCAACGGGAAGCAGTTTGTGAAGCGGACTTGGTACCGAAAGTTTGTGGGCATCCAGCTTTGCAACTCCTTGAGATACAAAATCTACCTGAGCGACTCGCTAATGG GAAAGTTTTACAACATAGGAGACCAGACGGGGTTTGGCGAGGACCACTGTCAGTTTGTGGACTCCTTCTTGGATGGAAAGACTGGAACTCAGATGTTGGCTGACCAGCTACCAAGCAGAACAG GGTTTTTCAGAGCTCTAAGACAAGAACCCGTTAACTTTGGAGAGATTGGAGGAAAGTCTCGCGTGACTTACGTTGGCTGGTATGAGTGTGGCACACCCATACCTGGAAAGTGGTAA
- the LOC101170798 gene encoding target of Nesh-SH3 isoform X8 has translation MQLQLLVLLTFVVGIALSGPLTSYGVRRQNIKVRISATGDTIVMKFLHPSADTKLEGYILGYGRSMFHKQFIQLPDNGQPYETEFDAEPKYLIAVQPIPANEVKKTCTGKVQMEKPLHLVIGSVTPNSVLLSWGMLLKTPYEGNIMNDCLEDGHYVVRYRERNRKWNYQTCHTSDTVIDNLKPNTVYEFGVQPNSKDGSGVWSKSVTHNISGLSLQERVVTRTIQRTINSKKPLTTSSNSVPFSTQHDKPMDLKRGEKESFLKPISWDRTKPKQEDRQQTTTVVPAVNSSRVDTNQNTSIFRPLPASDVDIMGRKRFVAPHVIYKTDKKPDEPCSITSSLSYFPDNDEGGDQNVTGPPRAPPSNLTVVTVEGCPSFVILDWEKSDNETREYEVVSTTTGPNGKEVSILTTNQTHTAVENLSPATNYEFKVTPKNELGSGPSSDPVTFSTESADPRVSEYASGKDAIWTQFPFKADEYSECNGKQFVKRTWYRKFVGIQLCNSLRYKIYLSDSLMGKFYNIGDQTGFGEDHCQFVDSFLDGKTGTQMLADQLPSRTGFFRALRQEPVNFGEIGGKSRVTYVGWYECGTPIPGKW, from the exons TCCGGCGTCAGAACATCAAAGTCCGCATCAGCGCCACAGGAGACACTATTGTGATGAAATTTTTGCATCCCAGTGCTGACACCAAACTTGAGGGCTACATCTTGGGTTACGGCAGAAGCATGTTCCACAAGCAGTTTATCCAGCTGCCTGACAATGGACAACCTTATGAGACTGAGTTTG ATGCAGAGCCAAAGTACCTCATCGCTGTTCAGCCAATCCCTGCCAATGAAGTGAAAAAGACATGCACAG GTAAAGTGCAGATGGAGAAGCCACTGCACTTGGTCATTGGATCAGTGACTCCAAACTCAGTTCTTCTGTCGTGGGGGATGCTGCTGAAAACCCCCTATGAGGGCAACATTATGAATGACTGTCTAGAAGATGG GCACTATGTGGTTCGTTATCGTGAGAGGAACAGGAAGTGGAACTATCAGACGTGCCACACCAGTGACACGGTCATTGATAATCTGAAGCCAAACACGGTCTATGAGTTTGGCGTGCAGCCCAACTCCAAAGATGGCAGCGGGGTTTGGAGCAAGTCGGTCACTCACAACATCAGTGGCCTAAGCTTACAGG AAAGGGTTGTCACAAGGACCATACAGAGAACCATCAACTCTAAG aaaccctTGACCACTAGTTCAAACTCTGTTCCATTTTCTACACAACATG ATAAACCAATGGACCTGAAACGGGGAGAGAAAGAGTCCTTCCTGAAGCCCATCTCTTGGGACAGAACCAAACCAAAGCAGGAGGACAGGCAGCAGACGACCACAGTGGTGCCAGCAGTAAACA GCAGCCGTGTTGACACCAACCAAAACACCTCCATCTTCAGGCCCCTGCCTGCATCAGACGTGGACATCATGGGCAGGAAGCGATTTGTAG CTCCTCATGTGATATACAAGACGGATAAGAAGCCGGATGAGCCGTGCTCCATCACCTCGTCCTTGTCCTACTTCCCTGACAACGATGAAGGTGGTGATCAGAACGTGACGGGGCCTCCCAGAGCGCCACCTTCCAACCTCACAGTGGTGACTGTGGAGGGCTGCCCGTCCTTCGTCATTCTTGACTGGGAGAAATCCGACAACGAAACCAGAG AGTATGAAGTTGTATCTACTACAACCGGACCAAATGGAAAGGAAGTGTCCATACTGACGACAAACCAGACCCACACAGCTGTGGAGAATCTCTCACCAGCAACCAA tTATGAATTCAAAGTTACACCAAAGAATGAGCTTGGAAGTGGGCCCTCAAGTGATCCTGTCACATTCAGCACTGAGTCAG CGGATCCCCGTGTGAGCGAGTATGCTTCAG GCAAAGACGCTATCTGGACTCAGTTTCCATTTAAGGCTGATGAATATTCTGAGTGCAACGGGAAGCAGTTTGTGAAGCGGACTTGGTACCGAAAGTTTGTGGGCATCCAGCTTTGCAACTCCTTGAGATACAAAATCTACCTGAGCGACTCGCTAATGG GAAAGTTTTACAACATAGGAGACCAGACGGGGTTTGGCGAGGACCACTGTCAGTTTGTGGACTCCTTCTTGGATGGAAAGACTGGAACTCAGATGTTGGCTGACCAGCTACCAAGCAGAACAG GGTTTTTCAGAGCTCTAAGACAAGAACCCGTTAACTTTGGAGAGATTGGAGGAAAGTCTCGCGTGACTTACGTTGGCTGGTATGAGTGTGGCACACCCATACCTGGAAAGTGGTAA
- the LOC101170798 gene encoding target of Nesh-SH3 isoform X3 produces the protein MQLQLLVLLTFVVGIALSGPLTSYGVRRQNIKVRISATGDTIVMKFLHPSADTKLEGYILGYGRSMFHKQFIQLPDNGQPYETEFDAEPKYLIAVQPIPANEVKKTCTGKVQMEKPLHLVIGSVTPNSVLLSWGMLLKTPYEGNIMNDCLEDGHYVVRYRERNRKWNYQTCHTSDTVIDNLKPNTVYEFGVQPNSKDGSGVWSKSVTHNISGLSLQERVVTRTIQRTINSKKPLTTSSNSVPFSTQHVSQNRSRSGQPVSPNIASYTTLAPATTTKQEILQTPGLRVPAATKQLFATDVVRSPISEVPRSPTSSSVSTAGRNSTLSLSKTPRLTNQALRPSVPGNKRPNLVGKLSDSDKPMDLKRGEKESFLKPISWDRTKPKQEDRQQTTTVVPAVNSSRVDTNQNTSIFRPLPASDVDIMGRKRFVAPHVIYKTDKKPDEPCSITSSLSYFPDNDEGGDQNVTGPPRAPPSNLTVVTVEGCPSFVILDWEKSDNETREYEVVSTTTGPNGKEVSILTTNQTHTAVENLSPATNYEFKVTPKNELGSGPSSDPVTFSTESADPRVSEYASGKDAIWTQFPFKADEYSECNGKQFVKRTWYRKFVGIQLCNSLRYKIYLSDSLMGKFYNIGDQTGFGEDHCQFVDSFLDGKTGTQMLADQLPSRTGFFRALRQEPVNFGEIGGKSRVTYVGWYECGTPIPGKW, from the exons TCCGGCGTCAGAACATCAAAGTCCGCATCAGCGCCACAGGAGACACTATTGTGATGAAATTTTTGCATCCCAGTGCTGACACCAAACTTGAGGGCTACATCTTGGGTTACGGCAGAAGCATGTTCCACAAGCAGTTTATCCAGCTGCCTGACAATGGACAACCTTATGAGACTGAGTTTG ATGCAGAGCCAAAGTACCTCATCGCTGTTCAGCCAATCCCTGCCAATGAAGTGAAAAAGACATGCACAG GTAAAGTGCAGATGGAGAAGCCACTGCACTTGGTCATTGGATCAGTGACTCCAAACTCAGTTCTTCTGTCGTGGGGGATGCTGCTGAAAACCCCCTATGAGGGCAACATTATGAATGACTGTCTAGAAGATGG GCACTATGTGGTTCGTTATCGTGAGAGGAACAGGAAGTGGAACTATCAGACGTGCCACACCAGTGACACGGTCATTGATAATCTGAAGCCAAACACGGTCTATGAGTTTGGCGTGCAGCCCAACTCCAAAGATGGCAGCGGGGTTTGGAGCAAGTCGGTCACTCACAACATCAGTGGCCTAAGCTTACAGG AAAGGGTTGTCACAAGGACCATACAGAGAACCATCAACTCTAAG aaaccctTGACCACTAGTTCAAACTCTGTTCCATTTTCTACACAACATG TTTCACAAAACAGAAGCCGGAGTGGACAGCCTGTTTCTCCGAACATAGCTTCTTATACAACTCTTG CTCCTGCCACAACTACTAAACAGGAAATTCTGCAGACCCCTGGACTCAGAGTGCCTGCGGCCACCAAACAGCTCTTCG CCACAGATGTCGTGAGGTCACCCATCTCTGAAGTTCCTCGTTCTCCCACTAGCTCTTCTGTTTCTACAGCAGGAAGGAACAGCACACTGTCTCTCTCCAAGACTCCTCGTCTCACTAATCAAG CCCTGCGTCCTTCTGTCCCCGGCAACAAGAGACCTAACCTGGTGGGGAAACTGTCCGACAGCG ATAAACCAATGGACCTGAAACGGGGAGAGAAAGAGTCCTTCCTGAAGCCCATCTCTTGGGACAGAACCAAACCAAAGCAGGAGGACAGGCAGCAGACGACCACAGTGGTGCCAGCAGTAAACA GCAGCCGTGTTGACACCAACCAAAACACCTCCATCTTCAGGCCCCTGCCTGCATCAGACGTGGACATCATGGGCAGGAAGCGATTTGTAG CTCCTCATGTGATATACAAGACGGATAAGAAGCCGGATGAGCCGTGCTCCATCACCTCGTCCTTGTCCTACTTCCCTGACAACGATGAAGGTGGTGATCAGAACGTGACGGGGCCTCCCAGAGCGCCACCTTCCAACCTCACAGTGGTGACTGTGGAGGGCTGCCCGTCCTTCGTCATTCTTGACTGGGAGAAATCCGACAACGAAACCAGAG AGTATGAAGTTGTATCTACTACAACCGGACCAAATGGAAAGGAAGTGTCCATACTGACGACAAACCAGACCCACACAGCTGTGGAGAATCTCTCACCAGCAACCAA tTATGAATTCAAAGTTACACCAAAGAATGAGCTTGGAAGTGGGCCCTCAAGTGATCCTGTCACATTCAGCACTGAGTCAG CGGATCCCCGTGTGAGCGAGTATGCTTCAG GCAAAGACGCTATCTGGACTCAGTTTCCATTTAAGGCTGATGAATATTCTGAGTGCAACGGGAAGCAGTTTGTGAAGCGGACTTGGTACCGAAAGTTTGTGGGCATCCAGCTTTGCAACTCCTTGAGATACAAAATCTACCTGAGCGACTCGCTAATGG GAAAGTTTTACAACATAGGAGACCAGACGGGGTTTGGCGAGGACCACTGTCAGTTTGTGGACTCCTTCTTGGATGGAAAGACTGGAACTCAGATGTTGGCTGACCAGCTACCAAGCAGAACAG GGTTTTTCAGAGCTCTAAGACAAGAACCCGTTAACTTTGGAGAGATTGGAGGAAAGTCTCGCGTGACTTACGTTGGCTGGTATGAGTGTGGCACACCCATACCTGGAAAGTGGTAA
- the LOC101170798 gene encoding target of Nesh-SH3 isoform X2, producing the protein MQLQLLVLLTFVVGIALSGPLTSYGVRRQNIKVRISATGDTIVMKFLHPSADTKLEGYILGYGRSMFHKQFIQLPDNGQPYETEFDAEPKYLIAVQPIPANEVKKTCTGKVQMEKPLHLVIGSVTPNSVLLSWGMLLKTPYEGNIMNDCLEDGHYVVRYRERNRKWNYQTCHTSDTVIDNLKPNTVYEFGVQPNSKDGSGVWSKSVTHNISGLSLQERVVTRTIQRTINSKKPLTTSSNSVPFSTQHVSQNRSRSGQPVSPNIASYTTLAPATTTKQEILQTPGLRVPAATKQLFAGRNSTLSLSKTPRLTNQAINGIFLRGNAPSKAVVRSEAKPALRPSVPGNKRPNLVGKLSDSDKPMDLKRGEKESFLKPISWDRTKPKQEDRQQTTTVVPAVNSSRVDTNQNTSIFRPLPASDVDIMGRKRFVAPHVIYKTDKKPDEPCSITSSLSYFPDNDEGGDQNVTGPPRAPPSNLTVVTVEGCPSFVILDWEKSDNETREYEVVSTTTGPNGKEVSILTTNQTHTAVENLSPATNYEFKVTPKNELGSGPSSDPVTFSTESADPRVSEYASGKDAIWTQFPFKADEYSECNGKQFVKRTWYRKFVGIQLCNSLRYKIYLSDSLMGKFYNIGDQTGFGEDHCQFVDSFLDGKTGTQMLADQLPSRTGFFRALRQEPVNFGEIGGKSRVTYVGWYECGTPIPGKW; encoded by the exons TCCGGCGTCAGAACATCAAAGTCCGCATCAGCGCCACAGGAGACACTATTGTGATGAAATTTTTGCATCCCAGTGCTGACACCAAACTTGAGGGCTACATCTTGGGTTACGGCAGAAGCATGTTCCACAAGCAGTTTATCCAGCTGCCTGACAATGGACAACCTTATGAGACTGAGTTTG ATGCAGAGCCAAAGTACCTCATCGCTGTTCAGCCAATCCCTGCCAATGAAGTGAAAAAGACATGCACAG GTAAAGTGCAGATGGAGAAGCCACTGCACTTGGTCATTGGATCAGTGACTCCAAACTCAGTTCTTCTGTCGTGGGGGATGCTGCTGAAAACCCCCTATGAGGGCAACATTATGAATGACTGTCTAGAAGATGG GCACTATGTGGTTCGTTATCGTGAGAGGAACAGGAAGTGGAACTATCAGACGTGCCACACCAGTGACACGGTCATTGATAATCTGAAGCCAAACACGGTCTATGAGTTTGGCGTGCAGCCCAACTCCAAAGATGGCAGCGGGGTTTGGAGCAAGTCGGTCACTCACAACATCAGTGGCCTAAGCTTACAGG AAAGGGTTGTCACAAGGACCATACAGAGAACCATCAACTCTAAG aaaccctTGACCACTAGTTCAAACTCTGTTCCATTTTCTACACAACATG TTTCACAAAACAGAAGCCGGAGTGGACAGCCTGTTTCTCCGAACATAGCTTCTTATACAACTCTTG CTCCTGCCACAACTACTAAACAGGAAATTCTGCAGACCCCTGGACTCAGAGTGCCTGCGGCCACCAAACAGCTCTTCG CAGGAAGGAACAGCACACTGTCTCTCTCCAAGACTCCTCGTCTCACTAATCAAG CCATCAATGGGATTTTTCTGAGGGGCAATGCTCCCTCTAAAGCGGTGGTGCGATCTGAAGCAAAACCCG CCCTGCGTCCTTCTGTCCCCGGCAACAAGAGACCTAACCTGGTGGGGAAACTGTCCGACAGCG ATAAACCAATGGACCTGAAACGGGGAGAGAAAGAGTCCTTCCTGAAGCCCATCTCTTGGGACAGAACCAAACCAAAGCAGGAGGACAGGCAGCAGACGACCACAGTGGTGCCAGCAGTAAACA GCAGCCGTGTTGACACCAACCAAAACACCTCCATCTTCAGGCCCCTGCCTGCATCAGACGTGGACATCATGGGCAGGAAGCGATTTGTAG CTCCTCATGTGATATACAAGACGGATAAGAAGCCGGATGAGCCGTGCTCCATCACCTCGTCCTTGTCCTACTTCCCTGACAACGATGAAGGTGGTGATCAGAACGTGACGGGGCCTCCCAGAGCGCCACCTTCCAACCTCACAGTGGTGACTGTGGAGGGCTGCCCGTCCTTCGTCATTCTTGACTGGGAGAAATCCGACAACGAAACCAGAG AGTATGAAGTTGTATCTACTACAACCGGACCAAATGGAAAGGAAGTGTCCATACTGACGACAAACCAGACCCACACAGCTGTGGAGAATCTCTCACCAGCAACCAA tTATGAATTCAAAGTTACACCAAAGAATGAGCTTGGAAGTGGGCCCTCAAGTGATCCTGTCACATTCAGCACTGAGTCAG CGGATCCCCGTGTGAGCGAGTATGCTTCAG GCAAAGACGCTATCTGGACTCAGTTTCCATTTAAGGCTGATGAATATTCTGAGTGCAACGGGAAGCAGTTTGTGAAGCGGACTTGGTACCGAAAGTTTGTGGGCATCCAGCTTTGCAACTCCTTGAGATACAAAATCTACCTGAGCGACTCGCTAATGG GAAAGTTTTACAACATAGGAGACCAGACGGGGTTTGGCGAGGACCACTGTCAGTTTGTGGACTCCTTCTTGGATGGAAAGACTGGAACTCAGATGTTGGCTGACCAGCTACCAAGCAGAACAG GGTTTTTCAGAGCTCTAAGACAAGAACCCGTTAACTTTGGAGAGATTGGAGGAAAGTCTCGCGTGACTTACGTTGGCTGGTATGAGTGTGGCACACCCATACCTGGAAAGTGGTAA
- the LOC101170798 gene encoding target of Nesh-SH3 isoform X4: protein MQLQLLVLLTFVVGIALSGPLTSYGVRRQNIKVRISATGDTIVMKFLHPSADTKLEGYILGYGRSMFHKQFIQLPDNGQPYETEFDAEPKYLIAVQPIPANEVKKTCTGKVQMEKPLHLVIGSVTPNSVLLSWGMLLKTPYEGNIMNDCLEDGHYVVRYRERNRKWNYQTCHTSDTVIDNLKPNTVYEFGVQPNSKDGSGVWSKSVTHNISGLSLQERVVTRTIQRTINSKKPLTTSSNSVPFSTQHVSQNRSRSGQPVSPNIASYTTLAPATTTKQEILQTPGLRVPAATKQLFAGRNSTLSLSKTPRLTNQALRPSVPGNKRPNLVGKLSDSDKPMDLKRGEKESFLKPISWDRTKPKQEDRQQTTTVVPAVNSSRVDTNQNTSIFRPLPASDVDIMGRKRFVAPHVIYKTDKKPDEPCSITSSLSYFPDNDEGGDQNVTGPPRAPPSNLTVVTVEGCPSFVILDWEKSDNETREYEVVSTTTGPNGKEVSILTTNQTHTAVENLSPATNYEFKVTPKNELGSGPSSDPVTFSTESADPRVSEYASGKDAIWTQFPFKADEYSECNGKQFVKRTWYRKFVGIQLCNSLRYKIYLSDSLMGKFYNIGDQTGFGEDHCQFVDSFLDGKTGTQMLADQLPSRTGFFRALRQEPVNFGEIGGKSRVTYVGWYECGTPIPGKW, encoded by the exons TCCGGCGTCAGAACATCAAAGTCCGCATCAGCGCCACAGGAGACACTATTGTGATGAAATTTTTGCATCCCAGTGCTGACACCAAACTTGAGGGCTACATCTTGGGTTACGGCAGAAGCATGTTCCACAAGCAGTTTATCCAGCTGCCTGACAATGGACAACCTTATGAGACTGAGTTTG ATGCAGAGCCAAAGTACCTCATCGCTGTTCAGCCAATCCCTGCCAATGAAGTGAAAAAGACATGCACAG GTAAAGTGCAGATGGAGAAGCCACTGCACTTGGTCATTGGATCAGTGACTCCAAACTCAGTTCTTCTGTCGTGGGGGATGCTGCTGAAAACCCCCTATGAGGGCAACATTATGAATGACTGTCTAGAAGATGG GCACTATGTGGTTCGTTATCGTGAGAGGAACAGGAAGTGGAACTATCAGACGTGCCACACCAGTGACACGGTCATTGATAATCTGAAGCCAAACACGGTCTATGAGTTTGGCGTGCAGCCCAACTCCAAAGATGGCAGCGGGGTTTGGAGCAAGTCGGTCACTCACAACATCAGTGGCCTAAGCTTACAGG AAAGGGTTGTCACAAGGACCATACAGAGAACCATCAACTCTAAG aaaccctTGACCACTAGTTCAAACTCTGTTCCATTTTCTACACAACATG TTTCACAAAACAGAAGCCGGAGTGGACAGCCTGTTTCTCCGAACATAGCTTCTTATACAACTCTTG CTCCTGCCACAACTACTAAACAGGAAATTCTGCAGACCCCTGGACTCAGAGTGCCTGCGGCCACCAAACAGCTCTTCG CAGGAAGGAACAGCACACTGTCTCTCTCCAAGACTCCTCGTCTCACTAATCAAG CCCTGCGTCCTTCTGTCCCCGGCAACAAGAGACCTAACCTGGTGGGGAAACTGTCCGACAGCG ATAAACCAATGGACCTGAAACGGGGAGAGAAAGAGTCCTTCCTGAAGCCCATCTCTTGGGACAGAACCAAACCAAAGCAGGAGGACAGGCAGCAGACGACCACAGTGGTGCCAGCAGTAAACA GCAGCCGTGTTGACACCAACCAAAACACCTCCATCTTCAGGCCCCTGCCTGCATCAGACGTGGACATCATGGGCAGGAAGCGATTTGTAG CTCCTCATGTGATATACAAGACGGATAAGAAGCCGGATGAGCCGTGCTCCATCACCTCGTCCTTGTCCTACTTCCCTGACAACGATGAAGGTGGTGATCAGAACGTGACGGGGCCTCCCAGAGCGCCACCTTCCAACCTCACAGTGGTGACTGTGGAGGGCTGCCCGTCCTTCGTCATTCTTGACTGGGAGAAATCCGACAACGAAACCAGAG AGTATGAAGTTGTATCTACTACAACCGGACCAAATGGAAAGGAAGTGTCCATACTGACGACAAACCAGACCCACACAGCTGTGGAGAATCTCTCACCAGCAACCAA tTATGAATTCAAAGTTACACCAAAGAATGAGCTTGGAAGTGGGCCCTCAAGTGATCCTGTCACATTCAGCACTGAGTCAG CGGATCCCCGTGTGAGCGAGTATGCTTCAG GCAAAGACGCTATCTGGACTCAGTTTCCATTTAAGGCTGATGAATATTCTGAGTGCAACGGGAAGCAGTTTGTGAAGCGGACTTGGTACCGAAAGTTTGTGGGCATCCAGCTTTGCAACTCCTTGAGATACAAAATCTACCTGAGCGACTCGCTAATGG GAAAGTTTTACAACATAGGAGACCAGACGGGGTTTGGCGAGGACCACTGTCAGTTTGTGGACTCCTTCTTGGATGGAAAGACTGGAACTCAGATGTTGGCTGACCAGCTACCAAGCAGAACAG GGTTTTTCAGAGCTCTAAGACAAGAACCCGTTAACTTTGGAGAGATTGGAGGAAAGTCTCGCGTGACTTACGTTGGCTGGTATGAGTGTGGCACACCCATACCTGGAAAGTGGTAA